The Hyphomicrobium sp. MC1 genome window below encodes:
- a CDS encoding GYF domain-containing protein has protein sequence MMTAQANDIQWYIARDGKQHGPLTDIEMRTFVAHNYLRISDLIWRPGMPEWQSAPNVFPTAFEALGQEPKQIAASPSAPAAQPQAMSYGQATAQHDQRGIDYESDAAPRPDRSNLIKRLALAGVAIMVIGGGAFAFTNYRGAIMGMVGGSNSTTADNAPVVAAPSDPSSTATAASEPATTDAAQTASNASAPAAAPTNDVISSAPPADATTTSSVSPSATDASSSPPPASQTQVAAVEPQSPTPPPPPAVDGSPLDLRLQTVPVWALIKREYPDWYSNEISSANKLVADNKPDSDVATLLAQGLVTLRRQNADKALEASPEKLQAIAEAFLNHLKALRAQSVSACFGFISKGEMSPAVIQTMEHPETATALNAQTDAIFEAISEGSKNPVKHDSAVKSDYDILIKELGKLGWKEEDLQVFSNPTLLAKREPEQVCKMVQEWFIAHLAVQDKAVRDRLLYETLKPVVSG, from the coding sequence ATGATGACGGCACAGGCCAACGACATTCAGTGGTATATCGCCCGCGACGGTAAGCAGCACGGGCCGTTGACCGATATCGAAATGCGCACATTCGTCGCGCATAACTATCTGCGTATCAGCGATCTGATCTGGCGGCCCGGAATGCCGGAATGGCAATCGGCGCCGAATGTTTTTCCGACGGCGTTCGAGGCGCTCGGACAAGAGCCGAAGCAGATCGCTGCTTCGCCGTCCGCGCCAGCCGCTCAGCCACAAGCGATGTCCTACGGGCAAGCAACAGCGCAACACGATCAGCGCGGCATCGACTATGAGAGCGACGCGGCCCCTCGGCCCGACCGCAGCAATCTCATCAAACGGCTGGCGCTTGCCGGCGTCGCGATCATGGTCATTGGCGGCGGCGCGTTCGCATTCACGAATTACCGGGGCGCCATCATGGGTATGGTCGGCGGCTCGAATAGCACGACCGCGGACAATGCGCCGGTTGTCGCCGCGCCATCCGATCCATCGTCGACTGCGACGGCGGCTTCAGAGCCTGCCACAACTGATGCGGCGCAGACCGCGTCCAATGCAAGCGCTCCGGCCGCTGCGCCGACGAACGACGTGATTTCGTCCGCGCCGCCGGCTGACGCAACGACGACGTCGTCGGTCTCGCCATCCGCAACGGACGCATCTTCGTCGCCGCCGCCGGCGTCGCAGACGCAGGTTGCTGCCGTCGAACCGCAATCTCCGACACCGCCGCCACCACCCGCCGTTGACGGTTCGCCACTCGATCTGCGCCTGCAAACCGTTCCGGTTTGGGCACTCATCAAGCGCGAATATCCGGATTGGTATTCGAACGAAATCTCATCAGCCAACAAGCTCGTTGCTGACAACAAGCCCGATAGCGATGTCGCGACACTCTTAGCCCAGGGCCTCGTTACGCTTCGCCGCCAGAATGCGGACAAGGCGCTTGAGGCAAGCCCGGAGAAGCTGCAAGCCATCGCGGAAGCGTTCCTCAATCATCTCAAAGCGCTCAGGGCGCAAAGCGTAAGCGCCTGCTTCGGCTTCATCTCAAAGGGCGAGATGAGCCCGGCCGTGATCCAGACAATGGAACACCCCGAGACCGCGACGGCGCTTAACGCCCAAACCGACGCAATTTTCGAAGCCATTTCGGAAGGCTCGAAAAATCCGGTCAAGCACGACTCGGCGGTCAAGAGCGACTACGACATTCTGATCAAGGAACTCGGCAAGCTCGGCTGGAAGGAAGAAGACCTGCAGGTGTTCTCCAATCCGACGCTGCTTGCGAAGCGCGAGCCGGAGCAAGTGTGCAAGATGGTGCAGGAGTGGTTCATCGCGCACCTTGCCGTGCAGGATAAAGCCGTCCGCGACCGCCTGCTCTACGAAACGCTGAAGCCTGTGGTGTCCGGCTGA
- a CDS encoding DUF3147 family protein, whose product MLYTALKVFLTAGLVVAISEIAKRSTVFGGIVASLPLTSLLAFIWLYGETGDTAKIASLSTSIFWYVLPSLVLFLALPILLGHGLNFWLSLAIASALTFAAYLVMTAALARFGVTL is encoded by the coding sequence ATGCTTTACACCGCGCTCAAAGTTTTTTTGACCGCGGGGTTGGTTGTTGCCATTTCGGAAATCGCCAAACGCTCGACGGTCTTTGGCGGCATCGTTGCTTCGCTGCCGTTGACGTCGCTCCTGGCTTTCATCTGGCTCTACGGCGAGACCGGCGACACGGCCAAGATCGCGAGCCTGTCGACCAGCATCTTCTGGTACGTTCTGCCGTCGCTGGTGCTGTTTCTGGCGCTACCCATCCTGCTGGGGCACGGGCTCAACTTTTGGTTAAGCCTCGCCATCGCCTCGGCGCTGACGTTCGCTGCCTATCTGGTGATGACGGCAGCGCTCGCCCGCTTCGGCGTTACGCTCTGA
- a CDS encoding ABC-F family ATP-binding cassette domain-containing protein: MLHINDLTYRIEGRPILDQATAAIPSGHKVGLVGRNGAGKSTLLRLLKGEIAPDDGSISIPKNARLGHVAQEAPGGDESLIDWVLSADTERASLLAEAETATDPERIAEIQMRLTDIDAHSAPARAARILSGLGFDEEAQRRACREFSGGWRMRVALGAILFLKPDILLLDEPTNYLDLEGTLWLENHLKSYPHTVLIVSHDRDLLNSAVTEILHLDKGKLTLYAGGYDDFEETRRERQRLEMKLKKKQDEQRKHLQAFIDRFKAKASKAAQAQSRVKALAKMQPIAAQVDDRVVPFHFPDPQKIIASPLLRIEKASAGYEADHPILSGIDLRIDNDDRIALLGQNGNGKSTLAKLIAGRLKPLSGEVFGAQKIEVGYFAQHQLDDLLPNATPYDYMVKLMPEATEAQRRTKLGTFGFSADKADTACGKLSGGEKARLLLALTAFHGPHVLILDEPTNHLDVDSREALIHALMEYNGAVILISHDRHLIEATADRLWLVRNGTVKPYDGDMESYRALLLEERGARTSERRDENGSDARTSRTDQRRAAAEKRAELAPLKKAMQAAEKHVDKLAKEIAALDALLGDAEIYSSNPQKAQAAAQQRGQFARDLQAAEDAWLEATEAYEEASAAAEA; encoded by the coding sequence ATGCTGCATATCAACGATCTCACCTATCGCATCGAAGGCCGGCCGATCCTGGATCAGGCGACAGCCGCCATTCCGTCAGGCCATAAAGTCGGGCTCGTCGGCCGCAACGGCGCAGGCAAATCCACGCTGCTGCGTTTGCTGAAAGGCGAGATCGCGCCCGACGACGGCTCGATTTCCATTCCGAAGAATGCGCGGCTCGGTCATGTAGCGCAGGAAGCGCCGGGCGGCGACGAGAGCCTGATCGACTGGGTGCTGTCAGCCGATACCGAGCGCGCGAGCCTGCTGGCCGAGGCGGAGACCGCAACCGATCCGGAACGCATCGCGGAAATTCAAATGCGTTTGACCGACATCGATGCGCATTCGGCACCGGCGCGGGCGGCGCGCATTCTATCGGGCCTCGGTTTCGATGAAGAGGCGCAGCGGCGCGCGTGTCGGGAATTTTCAGGTGGCTGGCGCATGCGCGTTGCGCTCGGTGCGATCCTGTTCCTGAAGCCCGACATCCTGCTGCTCGACGAACCGACGAACTATCTCGATCTCGAAGGAACGCTCTGGCTCGAAAACCATCTGAAGAGCTATCCGCACACGGTGCTGATCGTCAGTCACGACCGCGATCTGTTGAACAGCGCGGTGACCGAGATCCTGCATTTGGACAAGGGCAAGCTGACGCTTTACGCGGGCGGCTACGACGATTTCGAGGAAACGCGCCGCGAGCGGCAGCGCCTCGAAATGAAGCTCAAGAAGAAGCAGGACGAGCAGCGCAAGCATTTGCAGGCATTCATCGACCGCTTCAAGGCGAAGGCGAGCAAAGCCGCGCAGGCGCAGAGCCGTGTCAAGGCGCTCGCCAAGATGCAGCCGATTGCGGCGCAGGTCGATGATCGCGTCGTGCCGTTTCATTTTCCCGATCCGCAGAAGATCATCGCCAGTCCGCTGCTGCGGATCGAGAAGGCGAGCGCGGGCTATGAAGCCGATCATCCGATTTTGTCAGGCATCGACTTGCGTATCGACAACGACGACCGCATTGCGCTGCTGGGCCAGAACGGCAACGGTAAATCGACGCTCGCGAAACTGATCGCGGGGCGGCTGAAGCCGTTGTCGGGCGAGGTTTTCGGCGCGCAGAAAATCGAAGTCGGATACTTCGCGCAGCATCAGCTCGATGACCTGCTGCCGAACGCGACGCCCTACGACTACATGGTGAAGCTGATGCCGGAGGCGACGGAAGCGCAGCGACGCACCAAGCTTGGTACGTTCGGCTTCAGCGCCGACAAAGCCGATACGGCGTGCGGAAAGCTTTCGGGCGGCGAAAAAGCGCGGCTGCTGTTGGCGCTGACCGCATTCCATGGACCGCACGTTCTCATCCTCGACGAGCCGACGAACCATCTCGACGTCGATAGCCGCGAGGCGCTCATTCACGCACTGATGGAATACAACGGCGCTGTCATCCTCATCAGCCACGACCGGCATTTGATCGAGGCGACGGCCGACCGGCTTTGGCTGGTGCGCAACGGCACGGTGAAGCCTTACGACGGCGACATGGAAAGCTATCGCGCGTTGCTGCTCGAAGAGCGTGGGGCGCGAACGTCGGAACGGCGCGACGAAAACGGAAGCGACGCGCGGACGTCGCGCACGGATCAACGCCGGGCCGCCGCCGAAAAGCGGGCCGAGTTGGCGCCGCTCAAGAAAGCCATGCAGGCCGCCGAAAAGCACGTCGATAAGCTGGCAAAGGAGATTGCGGCGCTTGATGCGCTCCTGGGCGACGCGGAGATTTATTCCTCCAACCCGCAAAAAGCGCAGGCCGCCGCCCAGCAGCGCGGCCAGTTCGCCCGCGACCTGCAGGCCGCCGAGGATGCCTGGCTGGAGGCCACGGAAGCCTATGAAGAAGCTTCGGCCGCCGCGGAGGCATAG
- the glyS gene encoding glycine--tRNA ligase subunit beta: MSELLLELLSEEIPARMQLRAADDLKRLVVEGLKARGLDVGEARAFSTPRRLTLVIENVPHGSPAISEEKKGPRVGAPEQAVQGFLKSAGLASIADATVVKDEKKGDYYVAKIEKPGRDAPEIIAETVTDVAAKFPWPKSMRWGSSTFQWVRPLQSVLCLLGGKVVPFEINGIASGHETRGHRFLGPGPFKVKSFADYQEKLESHHVILDPAKRAAAISEQAHALAKEAKLELVEDDALMAENAGLTEWPVVLMGSFEKAFLEVPGEVLTTSMKMHQKCFSVRDPKSKKLANKFLLVSNLVAKDGGAQIVSGNEKVIRARLSDAKFFWEQDLKHPLGEMAGKLAHITFHEKLGSQKDRVERIEQLAFELAGACDADPQDARRAAGLCKADLVSEMVGEFPELQGLMGRYYAEHVGTKPEIARALELHYKPKGPTDTVPREDQGDAVAVAVAVADKLDTLVGFWAIGEKPTGSGDPYQLRRAALGVIRIVLENDLRVPLKSIIAKAYLPFAPYLELQSDEEFDYVGGLVERHLSEEQQNNENIEGLWEHEWRFEAYEKEGQVIAADLLSFFADRLKVFLKDQGKRHDLIDAVFSLGGQDDLALIVKRVEALDAFLKTDDGTNLLAGVKRAANILSIEEKKDKKSYAGPYDLALLKEKEEIALAAAIEAVKQDTTSAIQVENFAGAMRALSELRAPVDAFFEKILVNADDKQVRENRLRLLSEIRAATLTVADFSKISG; encoded by the coding sequence ATGTCTGAACTTCTACTTGAGCTTCTGTCGGAGGAGATTCCGGCGCGCATGCAATTGCGTGCGGCGGATGATTTGAAGCGCCTCGTCGTTGAAGGCCTGAAAGCACGCGGCCTCGACGTCGGCGAAGCGCGCGCCTTTTCGACCCCGCGCCGCCTGACGCTCGTTATCGAAAACGTCCCGCACGGCTCGCCCGCCATTTCCGAAGAAAAGAAAGGCCCGCGCGTCGGCGCACCTGAGCAGGCCGTTCAAGGTTTTCTGAAGTCCGCTGGTCTCGCGTCGATCGCCGATGCGACCGTCGTCAAGGATGAGAAGAAAGGCGACTACTACGTCGCCAAGATCGAAAAGCCCGGCCGTGACGCGCCGGAGATCATCGCGGAGACGGTGACGGACGTCGCCGCCAAATTCCCCTGGCCGAAGTCGATGCGCTGGGGCTCCTCGACCTTCCAGTGGGTGCGCCCGTTGCAGTCGGTTCTGTGCCTGCTCGGCGGCAAAGTGGTGCCGTTCGAAATCAACGGGATCGCGTCCGGCCACGAGACGCGCGGCCATCGTTTCCTCGGTCCCGGGCCGTTCAAAGTCAAAAGCTTCGCCGACTATCAGGAGAAGCTTGAGAGCCATCACGTCATTCTCGATCCCGCGAAACGCGCCGCTGCGATCTCCGAGCAGGCGCACGCGCTCGCCAAGGAAGCCAAGCTCGAACTCGTCGAAGACGACGCGCTGATGGCCGAGAACGCCGGTCTCACCGAATGGCCGGTGGTGCTTATGGGCTCATTCGAAAAAGCGTTTCTTGAAGTGCCCGGCGAAGTTCTGACCACATCGATGAAGATGCATCAGAAGTGCTTCTCCGTGCGCGATCCGAAATCGAAGAAGCTCGCGAACAAATTCCTGCTCGTCTCGAACCTCGTCGCAAAAGACGGTGGCGCGCAGATCGTGTCGGGCAACGAGAAGGTCATTCGCGCGCGCTTGTCGGATGCGAAGTTCTTCTGGGAGCAGGACCTGAAACATCCGCTGGGTGAGATGGCGGGTAAGCTCGCGCACATCACGTTCCACGAAAAGCTCGGGAGCCAGAAAGATCGCGTCGAGCGCATCGAGCAGTTGGCGTTTGAACTCGCTGGCGCATGCGACGCCGACCCGCAAGACGCGCGCCGCGCCGCGGGTCTGTGCAAGGCCGATCTCGTCTCGGAAATGGTCGGCGAATTCCCCGAGCTTCAAGGCCTGATGGGCCGTTACTATGCGGAGCATGTCGGCACCAAGCCCGAGATCGCCCGCGCGCTGGAGCTGCACTACAAACCGAAAGGCCCGACGGATACGGTTCCGCGTGAGGATCAGGGCGACGCCGTCGCGGTCGCCGTCGCGGTCGCCGATAAACTCGATACGCTCGTCGGCTTCTGGGCCATCGGCGAAAAACCGACTGGCTCGGGCGACCCCTACCAGCTCCGCCGCGCCGCCTTGGGCGTCATCCGCATCGTGCTGGAGAATGATCTGCGCGTGCCGCTGAAATCAATCATCGCGAAGGCGTATCTTCCATTCGCTCCTTATCTCGAACTGCAGTCCGATGAGGAATTTGATTACGTTGGGGGTTTGGTCGAACGGCATCTTTCGGAAGAACAGCAGAACAATGAAAATATCGAGGGCTTGTGGGAGCACGAGTGGAGATTTGAAGCCTACGAAAAAGAGGGCCAAGTCATTGCAGCAGACCTCCTCTCCTTCTTCGCCGACCGTCTGAAAGTCTTCCTCAAAGACCAGGGCAAGCGCCACGACCTGATCGACGCCGTGTTCTCGCTGGGCGGCCAGGACGATCTGGCCCTCATTGTGAAGCGCGTCGAAGCGCTCGATGCGTTCCTGAAAACTGATGACGGCACAAATCTGCTCGCAGGCGTCAAGCGGGCCGCTAACATCCTCTCGATCGAAGAGAAGAAGGATAAGAAATCCTACGCCGGTCCCTACGACTTGGCGCTTCTGAAAGAGAAAGAGGAAATCGCGCTCGCGGCCGCCATCGAAGCGGTGAAGCAGGACACGACGTCGGCCATCCAGGTGGAAAATTTCGCTGGCGCCATGCGCGCGCTGTCGGAACTTCGCGCGCCGGTCGATGCGTTCTTCGAGAAGATCCTCGTCAACGCCGACGATAAGCAGGTCCGCGAAAACCGTCTGCGCCTCTTGTCGGAAATCCGCGCAGCGACGCTCACCGTCGCCGACTTCTCAAAAATCAGCGGCTGA
- a CDS encoding glycine--tRNA ligase subunit alpha: protein MPQTSVATKAGRLPALRPKAAFQDLILTLQSFWSAEGCVILQPYDMEVGAGTFHPATTLRSLGPKPWSAAYVQPSRRPKDGRYGENPNRLQHYYQFQVIMKPSPANMQELYLASLDAIGIDTSLNDIRFVEDDWESPTLGAWGLGWEVWCNGMEVSQFTYFQQVGGFDCNPVAGEITYGLERLAMYVQGVDRVFDLNFNGRDDDKRLTYGDVFLQAEREYSRYNFEHANTEALLRHFKDAEAECMALLEAGAKNGEEHLLALPAYDQCIKASHIFNLLDARGVISVTERQSYILRVRELAKACCGAWLKTEGGRA, encoded by the coding sequence ATGCCCCAGACGTCGGTTGCAACGAAAGCCGGACGCCTCCCCGCGTTGCGCCCTAAAGCCGCCTTCCAGGATCTTATCCTGACCCTGCAAAGCTTCTGGAGCGCTGAAGGCTGCGTCATCCTTCAGCCCTATGACATGGAAGTGGGTGCCGGCACCTTTCACCCGGCAACGACGTTGCGCTCACTCGGGCCGAAACCGTGGTCGGCGGCATACGTCCAGCCCTCGCGCCGCCCGAAAGACGGCCGCTACGGCGAAAACCCTAACCGGCTCCAGCACTATTACCAGTTCCAGGTCATCATGAAGCCGTCGCCTGCGAATATGCAGGAGCTCTACCTCGCGAGCCTCGACGCCATCGGCATCGATACCTCGCTGAACGACATTCGCTTCGTCGAGGACGACTGGGAAAGCCCGACGCTCGGCGCCTGGGGTCTCGGCTGGGAAGTCTGGTGCAATGGCATGGAAGTTTCGCAGTTCACATACTTCCAGCAGGTCGGCGGCTTCGACTGCAATCCGGTAGCGGGCGAAATCACCTACGGCCTTGAGCGCCTCGCCATGTACGTCCAGGGCGTCGATCGCGTCTTCGATCTGAATTTCAACGGCCGCGACGACGATAAACGCCTGACCTACGGCGATGTCTTCCTGCAGGCCGAGCGCGAGTACTCTCGCTACAATTTCGAGCACGCCAACACTGAGGCGCTGCTGCGCCATTTCAAGGACGCCGAAGCGGAATGCATGGCCTTGCTTGAGGCTGGCGCCAAGAATGGTGAGGAGCACTTGCTCGCGCTCCCCGCCTACGACCAGTGCATCAAGGCGAGCCACATCTTCAACCTGCTCGACGCTCGCGGTGTGATCTCGGTCACGGAGCGCCAGAGCTACATCCTACGCGTCCGCGAGTTGGCGAAAGCCTGCTGCGGCGCCTGGCTAAAGACAGAAGGAGGACGCGCATGA
- a CDS encoding S49 family peptidase yields MWPFSRTPVVPVLRFSGPIGMATPLRPGLSLASYAGAIDKAFSLSKLPGVAVVINSPGGSPVQSNLIFKRLRQLAAEKDKKIYVFCEDVAASGGYFLAIAGDEIYADPSSIVGSIGVVSRSFGFVDLIERMGVERRVYTAGANKNQLDPFLPEDQDDIARLKAIQKDVHDVFIGLVKERRVGKLKAPDDELFSGAFWSAAKAVEFGLIDGITDIRSKMHEVFGSKVRLKVVEPDRGGLLSRLRRVPGASGLGDGGLAFADDLVSAIEARTLWSRFGI; encoded by the coding sequence ATGTGGCCGTTTTCGCGCACGCCCGTCGTTCCAGTTCTTCGCTTCAGCGGCCCGATCGGCATGGCGACACCGCTGCGGCCTGGGCTGTCGCTTGCAAGCTATGCGGGCGCTATCGACAAGGCGTTCTCGCTGTCGAAGCTTCCGGGCGTCGCGGTGGTTATCAATTCGCCGGGCGGATCGCCGGTGCAGTCGAACCTGATTTTCAAGCGTCTTCGTCAGTTGGCGGCCGAAAAAGACAAGAAAATCTATGTTTTCTGCGAAGACGTGGCGGCATCGGGCGGATACTTTCTCGCCATCGCAGGCGATGAAATCTATGCCGACCCATCCTCGATCGTGGGCTCCATCGGCGTCGTCTCGCGCAGCTTCGGCTTCGTCGACCTGATCGAACGGATGGGTGTCGAACGCCGCGTCTACACGGCCGGAGCCAACAAGAACCAGCTCGATCCTTTCCTGCCCGAAGATCAGGATGACATCGCACGCCTGAAAGCCATCCAGAAGGACGTGCACGACGTCTTCATCGGCCTCGTCAAGGAACGCCGCGTCGGCAAGCTCAAAGCCCCAGACGACGAGCTTTTTTCCGGGGCATTCTGGTCGGCGGCCAAAGCGGTTGAATTTGGCCTCATCGACGGCATAACAGACATCCGTTCGAAGATGCACGAGGTGTTCGGAAGCAAGGTGCGGCTCAAGGTCGTCGAGCCGGATCGTGGAGGGCTTTTGTCGCGCCTCCGCCGTGTGCCTGGCGCATCCGGCCTAGGCGATGGCGGTCTTGCTTTTGCCGACGATCTGGTGTCGGCTATCGAAGCGCGCACCCTCTGGTCGCGTTTTGGGATTTAG
- a CDS encoding tRNA1(Val) (adenine(37)-N6)-methyltransferase: MSVLETDLPHSENVSEDLFLGDALIVRQPRGGYRAGTDAVLLAATLAPEFIGEETVLDVGSGVGVVGLCVAVRCPGARVVLLERESKLAALARHNVDRNNLSARVSVVETDISRATCALDAAAIASETFAFVLANPPYHEAGRSTAAGNHLRAASHQMPQDALEIWARFMNRMAAPGGRAAMIHKVEALPRILSAFEGRFGGLSVLPIHARADESAIRVIVSGIKGSRAPISIKPGLVLHGPDQAFLPEIEAVFRHGAALPSQIGGR; this comes from the coding sequence ATGAGCGTGCTTGAGACCGATCTGCCGCACAGCGAAAACGTCAGCGAGGACCTGTTTCTCGGCGATGCCTTGATTGTGCGTCAGCCGCGGGGCGGATATCGCGCCGGAACCGACGCGGTGCTGCTGGCTGCGACGCTGGCGCCGGAATTCATCGGTGAAGAGACGGTCTTGGATGTCGGTTCTGGGGTCGGCGTCGTCGGGCTGTGCGTGGCGGTGCGTTGTCCAGGCGCCAGGGTTGTCCTGCTCGAGCGTGAGTCGAAACTCGCCGCGCTCGCCCGGCACAATGTTGATCGCAACAACTTATCCGCTCGCGTATCGGTTGTTGAAACGGATATTTCGCGCGCAACGTGTGCGTTGGATGCCGCAGCAATTGCATCCGAGACGTTCGCTTTTGTCCTCGCCAACCCGCCATATCACGAAGCCGGACGCAGCACTGCCGCGGGAAACCATCTCCGGGCCGCGTCCCACCAGATGCCGCAGGACGCACTGGAAATCTGGGCGCGGTTCATGAACCGCATGGCCGCTCCTGGTGGCCGTGCCGCGATGATCCACAAAGTGGAAGCCCTGCCGCGCATTCTTTCAGCTTTCGAAGGCCGGTTTGGCGGACTGAGCGTGCTGCCCATTCATGCGCGTGCGGACGAATCGGCCATTCGTGTGATCGTCTCCGGCATCAAAGGCAGCCGCGCTCCGATCTCGATCAAGCCGGGCCTCGTGCTCCATGGCCCCGATCAGGCGTTCCTACCCGAAATCGAAGCCGTCTTCCGCCACGGCGCGGCGCTGCCGTCGCAAATTGGCGGCCGATAG
- a CDS encoding DUF2007 domain-containing protein, whose amino-acid sequence MRELILTNDLVLISYVEALLAGQGIEAVIFDRNMSLMEGSIGAFPRRLVVIDDDWNKASRILREAGLGEWVVDHERA is encoded by the coding sequence ATGCGCGAGTTAATTTTGACGAACGACCTTGTGCTTATCAGTTATGTCGAGGCTCTGCTCGCAGGTCAGGGCATCGAAGCGGTCATATTTGATCGAAATATGAGTTTGATGGAAGGGTCAATCGGAGCATTCCCGCGACGTCTTGTCGTCATAGATGACGATTGGAACAAGGCAAGCCGGATTCTGAGGGAGGCCGGACTTGGTGAATGGGTCGTTGACCATGAGCGTGCTTGA